The following coding sequences are from one Plasmodium knowlesi strain H genome assembly, chromosome: 9 window:
- a CDS encoding autophagy-related protein 7, putative, with protein MEPRLGKPPSGEKRTKIEQPKKEQAERVDILKYCKNEFKMDISFFTKLYEQKIEIYKHRCEYINLLSSSNVHRMKVTANHAYVSDSSEAVIFEYPYVSSSVVEIDRNSFPYVEVEILHTSEGSMTREKVVEKENVTSSHTVPSGVSDGADELLRSMYTTRRLDMKCTQEKDKRIKKRNTFSKKYRGILLNFNTLEEFLSTKKGTHINYTMSNLRRYLKKPSHMNSGKDDGTEEDNIYKDTFWIYKPNELNYFEKINTYLILTFLDLKDFLCYYSLANPVVNPPVHFRMVEPSERLYYFIDPEVMYLDSRKNHINVGDLLYLSQQIDTFFEGNKLFVDTGAFLLLKFDVEELSLRNAHLYMKMYQSSLHRLGICNEDVKKKEEEEIAFASLNSFKSVCDYLSDIRKKYTQGDNICMCSCSDSSVEQLTSSHSFGCKCQVDDPKMTYSDPYDVLRNYNGLTVLPLNCLGELKERLQNMKEKKLKYIMEDFFHMYICFVDPNFVFTTLSWDFRNLLYCLCLKYELYDFEIEFLVFRDFSLLSEELLCKASSSPLLWKYPYVRNPTGILPGMCNAHMPPVENAQYTLVSKMVTRDYGDMQVGKERQWIGKREESYMGGKIFHHSGELNSGETRLPAKKNQLVKYLLNSSVFKIKVPSRGDLEGESTGEASTGETITEVGVVPIGCAPGWKRRVGEKGDNSIHKVSLRNFVNRDVVHRIALEQHVKLIKWKILKDLKEEKITSLKVLILGMGTVGCSVARTCVTWGIKHLTLVDNSVVKHSNVGRQSLYTIDDIEDESKIPVHKVVAAKRGLLKIAPDLNIQARVIDIPMPGHSIYLSNGRISKTREAITHLDNLISNHHVVFLATDSKESRYFPSLLIAEKQYNCMKELQCRQKCNQNQGVMTHPNVDCTNLVHCDYHSDMYMYLTKEDNITDEDIRERQTFYNNILTNVKQLAKMPPLGITIALGFESLNIIRHPYLYFKGGCFYCNDLHSPQNSIFGQALDEKCTVTRGGLSSISGGLSVELLMTLTQHPLYFFAPHTNKDQYVYTSQMHMAARNPSKGEAEKVKNRKATSNSLFSCLGATPHILSLNLAEFTMRKIYCSAFDRCMCCSEKVILRYQECPEVFVENVIRDSSVLEKITGIEELREKESEVIMLD; from the exons ATGGAGCCGAGGTTAGGGAAACCCCCATCAGGGgagaagagaacaaaaatagaacagccaaaaaaggaacaagccGAAAGGGTGGACATTCTGAAGTACTGCAAGAATGAGTTCAAAATggacatttctttttttacaaaattgtatGAACAGAAAATTGAAATTTACAAACATCGATGTGAGTACATCAATTTGCTTTCGAGTAGCAACGTGCATAGAATGAAGGTGACGGCGAATCACGCCTACGTATCGGATTCTTCAGAAGCAGTGATTTTTGAGTATCCCTATGTCAGTTCCAGCGTGGTGGAAATTGATAGGAATTCATTTCCGTATGTTGAGGTGGAAATTCTTCATACTTCAGAAGGAAGTATGACTCGTGAGAAAGTggtagaaaaggaaaatgttacATCAAGCCATACTGTTCCGAGTGGTGTAAGTGATGGAGCAGACGAGTTGTTGCGTTCGATGTACACAACTAGGAGGCTAGATATGAAATGCACACAGGAGAAGGacaaaagaataaagaaaaggaacacgTTTTCAAAGAAATATCGAGgcattttattaaattttaacACATTGGAGGAATTTTTATCCACGAAAAAGGGTACACACATTAATTACACAATGAGCAATTTGAGGAGGTACTTGAAGAAACCTAGCCATATGAACAGTGGCAAAGACGATGGAACAGAAGAGGATAACATCTATAAAGATACTTTCTGGATATATAAACCAAATGAGCTAAActactttgaaaaaataaacacataTTTAATTTTGACTTTTCTTGATCTAAAAGATTTTTTGTGCTACTACAGCTTGGCCAACCCGGTAGTAAATCCGCCTGTCCATTTCAGGATGGTAGAACCGAGTGAACGGTTGTATTATTTTATCGACCCTGAGGTGATGTACCTAGATTCAAGGAAGAACCATATCAACGTTGGAGACTTGCTGTACTTGTCTCAGCAAATAGATACGTTCTTTGAGGGGAATAAATTGTTTGTGGACACTGGGGCATTtcttttgttaaaatttGATGTGGAGGAGTTGTCCTTACGGAATGCTCACCTGTATATGAAAATGTACCAGAGTAGTCTGCATCGTTTAGGAATCTGTAATGAAGatgtgaagaagaaggaggaagaagaaatagctTTTGCTTCCTTGAACTCCTTTAAAAGTGTGTGCGATTATCTGTCCGATATTCGCAAGAAGTATACTCAAGGTGATAACATCTGCATGTGCTCTTGTTCAGATAGTTCAGTGGAGCAGTTAACAAGCTCCCATTCATTTGGCTGTAAATGTCAAGTGGATGATCCAAAGATGACATATAGTGATCCCTATGACGTACTGCGCAATTATAATGGACTCACCGTCCTACCCTTAAACTGTCTAGGCGAACTGAAAGAACGCCTACAAaatatgaaggagaaaaaattaaaatatattatggAAGACTTTTtccacatgtacatatgcttCGTTGATCCAAATTTCGTCTTCACAACACTAAGTTGGGACTTCAGAAATCTCTTGTATTGTCTTTGCTTGAAATATGAGTTGTACGATTTCGAAATCGAGTTTCTTGTTTTTAGGGATTTCTCTTTACTATCCGAAGAACTCCTGTGCAAGGCATCCTCCTCTCCTTTGTTATGGAAATATCCCTACGTGAGAAATCCCACTGGTATCCTCCCAGGGATGTGTAATGCGCATATGCCTCCTGTAGAAAATGCTCAGTATACTTTGGTTTCCAAAATGGTTACTCGAGATTATGGTGACATGCAGGTAGGCAAGGAACGTCAATGGATAggcaaaagggaagaatctTACATGGGAGGGAAAATATTTCACCATAGCGGGGAACTTAACTCCGGGGAAACACGTCTACCCGCAAAGAAGAACCAACTGGTGAAGTACCTCCTAAATTCGTCAGtctttaaaataaaagtgcCAAGCAGGGGAGACCTTGAGGGGGAATCCACTGGAGAAGCGAGTACAGGCGAAACGATCACGGAGGTGGGGGTGGTTCCTATCGGATGCGCGCCGGGATGGAAGAGGCGCGTGGGAGAAAAGGGAGACAATAGCATCCATAAAGTTAGCCTTCGCAACTTTGTGAATCGAGACGTGGTGCACAGAATAGCCCTGGAACAACATGTAAAGTTAATAAAGTGGAAAATCCTGAAAGAtttaaaagaggaaaaaataacctCGTTGAAGGTTTTAATCCTGGGGATGGGAACAGTGGGGTGTAGTGTCGCAAGGACATGTGTAACTTGGGGTATAAAACATTTAACTCTCGTTGATAATTCTGTAGTAAAACATTCGAACGTAGGTAGGCAGTCCCTGTACACGATAGATGATATAGAAGATGAATCTAAAATACCAGTGCACAAAGTAGTGGCTGCAAAAAGGGGTCTATTAAAAATTGCTCCAGATTTGAATATCCAGGCTAGGGTAATTGACATTCCTATGCCTGGCCATTCGATTTACCTCTCCAATGGGCGCATATCTAAGACGAGGGAGGCTATCACACATTTAGATAATTTAATATCCAATCATCATGTCGTTTTTTTGGCAACGGATTCAAAAGAATCAAGATACTTCCCCAGTTTGCTAATTGCAGAGAAACAATATAACTGTATGAAGGAGTTGCAGTGTCGACAGAAATGTAATCAGAACCAGGGGGTAATGACCCACCCAAATGTGGACTGTACTAATCTGGTGCACTGTGATTACCATAGcgatatgtacatgtacttAACCAAGGAGGACAACATCACGGATGAAGATATCCGTGAGAGGCAAACTTTTTACAATAATATCCTCACGAATGTAAAGCAACTAGCGAAAATGCCCCCCCTGGGAATCACCATAGCGTTAGGATTTGAATCGCTAAACATAATTAGACACCcctatttatattttaaggGTGGCTGTTTTTACTGCAATGATTTGCACTCTCCTCAGAACTCAATATTTGGCCAAGCCTTAGATGAGAAGTGCACAGTCACTAGAGGAGGTCTTAGTAGCATCAGTGGAGGATTATCTGTCGAATTGTTAATGACCCTAACACAACACccgctatatttttttgcaccgCATACGAATAAAGATCAGTATGTATACACCAGCCAGATGCACATGGCTGCAAGGAACCCTTCCAAAGGGGAGGCAGAAAAGGTGAAGAACAGGAAGGCTACTTCAAATTCTCTCTTTTCTTGCTTGGGAGCCACACCTCACATTTTGTCCCTCAATTTGGCTGAATTCAcgatgagaaaaatatattgcaGTGCCTTTGACCGATGCATGTGTTGTTCGGAGAAAGTCATTTTGCGCTACCAGGAGTGCCCGGAAGTTTTCGTAGAAAAT GTCATCCGCGACAGCAGCGTACTCGAGAAAATCACGGGCATCGAGGAGCtcagggagaaggaaagtgaAGTCATCATGTTGGACTGA
- a CDS encoding 40S ribosomal protein S18, putative, whose protein sequence is MSLQVIDQNDFQHILRILNTNVDGKEKVTIALTAIKGIGKRMATVICKQANVDSTKRAGELTTEEINNIVHIMNAPSQFKIPDWFLNRRKDVKEGKNLHVIANQLDSYLREDLERMKKIRLHRGLRHHWGLRVRGQHTKTTGRRGRTVGVSKKKGA, encoded by the exons ATGTCACTACAAGTGATTGATCAAAACGATTTTCAGCACATACTGAGAATCTTAAATACCAACGTtgatgggaaggaaaaggttaCCATTGCCTTGACGGCCATAAAGGGAATTGGGAAAAGAATGGCCACTGTGATTTGCAAGCAGGCCAATGTGGACTCGACCAAGAGAGCAGGAGAACTCACCacggaggaaataaataac ATTGTGCACATTATGAATGCCCCATCACAATTCAAAATCCCCGACTGGTTCTTAAACCGAAGGAAGGatgtaaaggaaggaaaaaatttgcacGTCATCGCTAACCAGCTGGACTCCTATTTACGTGAAGACTtggaaagaatgaaaaaaatcagATTACACAGAGGTCTACGTCACCACTGGGGACTGAGAGTTCGTGGTCAACATACCAAGACCACTggacgaagaggaagaactgTTGGTGTTTCCAAAAAGAAGGGAGCGTAA
- a CDS encoding threonine--tRNA ligase, putative, whose translation MRRTVVSLCVLLTNTYNNFNAPLLLYKPGTRSVGNVVHWNDEQRRRNGRNALLLGKKNNLYINQLCTRGICSWKKNIIKVNKLPFKRMASIATVDKSQGDLLEELKKNLVIGENPAFIQERLAKYNELKEKKRIEREELLKSDPKFTRSINVQLLDGSVKVGQCNVTTPFHIATSISKRLAEDSIVARVTYVEKVELELCDIEEELEEQDEVNETKDETLGCKGQLADEKPLLWDMNVPLLGSCKIEFLNLENEEAKKTFWHSSAHILGSSLEKLFGGYLTIGPPLKEGFYYDIYLGDFSITNEDYKKIEEEFNKLIKQNAEFEKLICTKDEVMELFQYNPFKLELIKSKIPENKKTSVYKCGNFIDLCLGPHIKSTGKAKAFKVLKNSAAYWLGNKNNDSLQRIYGITFQKKTELNDYLNFLEEAKKRDHRNVGKKLHFFFFDKDTSPGSCFWLPHGAKIYNKLVDFIRREYRIRMYDEVITPNVFSCDLWRTSGHYQNYKDCMFIFNVEQKEWGMKPMNCPGHCIMFKQLNASYRSLPIRLADFGVLHRNEISGSLSGLTRVRRFQQDDSHIFCTFDQIKEEVLNTLHFIFFIYDLFGFKYELFLSTRPKKFIGNISTWDFAEQGLKDALNSANISWKINEGDGAFYGPKIDILLRDSINRTHQCGTIQLDFQLPCRFNLQYKNKDFGALNEGDNAESGTMKREEVAEKGEGNQPSQNKGSDTNLPTDTAEQLKKGFDRPVIIHRAILGSVERFVAILIEHTAGKLPFWISPRQAIVLPVSDKFNDYANYVYQTLNNHFFDVEIDTSLNTLNKKIREAQLNQFNFILVVGEKELTTNTVTVRNRDDQNNHEVCSLEELIARFRKLLDVNSMPFNQIKPFNQVKPPQ comes from the coding sequence ATGCGAAGGACAGTTGTGAGCCTTTGCGTTCTTCTGACGAACACGTACAACAACTTTAATGCCCCCCTCCTGTTGTATAAGCCAGGTACAAGGAGCGTCGGCAACGTTGTTCACTGGAATGACGAGCAGAGGAGGCGGAACGGTCGCAACGCTCTTTtgttagggaaaaaaaacaacctGTACATCAACCAACTGTGCACCAGAGGTATATgcagttggaaaaaaaatatcatcaaaGTGAATAAACTGCCTTTTAAAAGAATGGCATCCATCGCCACTGTTGATAAATCCCAGGGGGATCTTTtggaggaattaaaaaaaaatttggtcATTGGGGAAAACCCAGCATTTATCCAGGAAAGGCTAGCTAAGTATAATGagttgaaggagaagaagcgAATCGAAAGGGAGGAGCTACTCAAGAGTGACCCAAAATTTACTCGAAGTATAAATGTGCAGTTGTTGGATGGATCCGTGAAGGTGGGACAGTGTAATGTGACTACCCCCTTTCATATTGCAACATCCATTTCGAAGAGGTTGGCAGAGGATTCCATCGTAGCGCGTGTCACCTATGTGGAGAAGGTGGAACTTGAACTCTGTGACATAGAGGAAGAACTGGAGGAGCAGGATGAGGTGAATGAGACAAAAGATGAAACCCTCGGATGCAAGGGTCAATTAGCTGACGAAAAGCCCCTCCTGTGGGATATGAACGTGCCACTGTTGGGAAGCTGCAAAATCGAATTCCTGAATTTGGAGAACGAAGAGGCGAAGAAGACCTTCTGGCATTCTTCCGCACACATCCTAGGAAGTAGTTTGGAAAAGCTCTTCGGAGGTTACCTGACGATCGGGCCCCCCTTGAAGGAAGGTTTTTATTACGACATTTACCTAGGGGATTTCTCCATAACGAATGAagattacaaaaaaatagaagaagaatttaacAAGCTGATAAAGCAGAATGCTGAATTTGAAAAACTTATCTGTACGAAAGATGAAGTGATGGAACTGTTCCAATATAACCCGTTCAAGTTAGAATTGATCAAATCCAAAATaccagaaaataaaaaaacgtcCGTGTATAAATGTGGGAATTTCATCGACCTGTGTTTAGGCCCCCATATAAAAAGCACAGGGAAGGCAAAAGCATTCAAGGTGTTAAAAAACTCAGCGGCCTACTGGTTAGGCAATAAGAACAATGACAGTTTACAAAGAATATATGGAATAacattccaaaaaaaaacagaattaaatgattatttaaattttttggaagaagcaaaaaaaagagatcaTCGTAATGTCGGGAAGAAAttacatttcttctttttcgacAAAGATACATCACCAGGTTCATGCTTTTGGCTACCTCATGGAGCGAAAATATACAATAAATTAGTCGACTTTATTAGAAGAGAGTATAGAATAAGGATGTATGATGAAGTGATTACCCCGAATGTGTTCAGTTGTGATTTGTGGAGAACTTCTGGCCATTACCAAAATTATAAAGATTgcatgtttatttttaatgtagAACAGAAGGAGTGGGGAATGAAGCCTATGAATTGTCCTGGACATTGTATCATGTTTAAGCAGTTAAATGCATCCTACAGGTCGTTACCTATAAGATTAGCTGACTTTGGTGTTCTACATAGGAATGAAATATCTGGTAGTTTAAGTGGACTTACCAGAGTACGTAGATTCCAACAAGATGACtcacacattttttgtacctTTGAccaaataaaggaagaagtccTAAACACCcttcattttatatttttcatttatgacTTATTCGGATTTAAGTacgaattatttttatctaCGAGACCCAAAAAATTTATTGGAAATATCTCTACTTGGGACTTTGCGGAACAAGGCTTAAAAGACGCGCTGAATTCAGCTAATATATCGTGGAAAATCAACGAAGGAGATGGAGCTTTTTATGGCCCCAAAATTGATATTTTACTTAGGGATAGCATTAACCGTACACATCAATGCGGTACCATTCAGCTGGACTTCCAACTTCCTTGTAGATTCAATTTGCAGTACAAGAACAAAGACTTTGGGGCGCTGAACGAGGGGGATAACGCGGAAAGTGGCACAATGAAGAGGGAAGAAGTGGCGGAGAAGGGAGAGGGTAACCAGCCCTCCCAGAATAAAGGTTCAGATACAAACCTCCCCACGGATACCGCAGAACAACTGAAAAAGGGCTTCGACCGACCAGTTATTATCCACAGAGCTATCCTCGGTTCCGTGGAAAGGTTCGTTGCCATTCTGATAGAACACACGGCTGGAAAGCTACCCTTCTGGATCTCGCCCAGGCAAGCCATCGTCCTCCCCGTAAGTGACAAGTTCAATGATTACGCAAATTACGTGTACCAAACATTGAACAATCACTTCTTCGATGTGGAGATAGACACCTCGCTGAACACACTGAACAAGAAAATACGGGAGGCGCAGCTGAACCAGTTCAACTTCATTTTGGTtgtgggggagaaggaattaACAACGAACACTGTCACTGTGCGCAACAGGGACGACCAGAACAACCACGAGGTGTGCTCCCTGGAGGAGCTCATTGCTCGTTTCCGGAAGTTGTTGGATGTCAACTCGATGCCTTTTAACCAGATCAAGCCTTTCAACCAGGTCAAACCTCCTCAGTGA
- a CDS encoding XTBD domain-containing protein, putative, translating into MDDPTQQFLNDPNIPEEEKTVLVDANTRKEWESPGQWMKRKEFLLKMLSYHKQNNLKIDVDKFAKMGHMYYNMKYLSCTYSEQVVEEMRMYEQG; encoded by the coding sequence ATGGATGACCCAACGCAACAATTTTTAAACGACCCGAATATAcccgaagaagaaaaaacagtgCTCGTAGACGCAAACACTAGGAAGGAATGGGAATCCCCCGGACAGTGGATGAAGCGGAAGGAATTCCTCCTCAAAATGCTGAGTTATCACAAACAGAATAACCTAAAAATCGATGTCGACAAGTTTGCAAAGATGGGCCATATGTATTACAACATGAAGTACCTGAGCTGCACGTACAGCGAGCAGGTGGTGGAGGAGATGCGCATGTACGAGCAGGGTTGA